DNA from Cutibacterium acnes:
CCGGAATTGCCGGGATCGTCGGCCTGGGAGCAGTCATCACCACGACAGTCACGGCCACCCATAAGTCGCGCCGCTGACGCATGACGACGCATCTCTCTCTTACCGATCAGTAAGAGGGAGATGTTTTTGTGGGGATTGTTATGAAGTGCGCCGGGGTGGAACATAGCCTCTGTTAAGGAGGAAGTGCGGCGCAGACGCTGACACCCGTTTCGCGAGGTTAGCTTCAGCGACCTCGTGGCGGACCAGGAATAAGAATCTCCCCACCCGCGCGCCAAGCATGCAGCCCAGAGGCGAGAAAGTCGCAGTTGTAGCCCTTTTCCCGCACCGGAGCTACCAGATGACCGGACCGAAACCCCGTGTCACACACCAGGATGAAATGGGGGTTGGGTTCAGCCAGCGGGTCATCGCCATACACAGCGGTGAAGGGGTCAGCGAGCAACTCCTTAGGACTAACGAGCCGGGCCCCGGGCGCATGCCCGGCTTCATACTCACGAGCTGTCCGCACATCAACGAGTACCGCACCCTTAGCGAGAGCGTTCAGGACGTCCGGGAGATCAAGGCCGCCCTCGGCCATCCCATGATTCATCAGCAGGTCACGCAATCCCATGGCTGCACAGTTTAGGGAACCCTGCCGATCGGTGATTCACACCCCGTCCAACTCATCCGATGGCGAAAATTCCCGACACGGCGCAGCCTGGGGAACGGTGGTGCCCATCCCCCAGGCCAGCTGACAAAAATGGTCACTCCCGCCCGACTTCGTCAAACATCGTCGGGCTGGAATATGTCAGGCGCTGATGCCAGCCAGCACCTCGCGAACCTCCTGAGGAGTAGAGGCGGCCAGGAGCTGGTTACGGAAATCAGCCTTGACTAGGGAACGCGCCAACGAAGCGAGAATCCGCAAGTGTTCATTACCAGCGGCAGCCTCGGGAACAGCGATGAGGAAGACCAGGCTGGCCAAAGAACCGTCCGGGGCTCCCCACCTCACACCCTCGTCACTACGGGCAAAAGCCAGTGCCGGGCGGTCGACACCGTCGCACTTACCGTGCGGGATAGCGATGCCGTCGCCGAGTCCTGTGGTGCCTGCCTCCTCACGGGCGCGGACCGCTTTGATAAGCACGTCGCGGTCAAGCAAGGCGCCACTAGCATCGACGAGATCGACCATCCTCTCGATAGCGTCGTCCTTGTCTCCTGAGCTGAGGGATAGATCGATAGATCTCTCGTCAAGCAGATCTGCGATGGTAGCCATGTCATAACTCCTTTCGAGGTGACTCACGCGGTGACAGCGCGATCCTTCTTGCGGGCGGTAATTCTCTTGAGGGCCAGGGACATGAAAGCCGTCACCAAAGCGCCAATGAGGATCGCCGTAAAGAACCCAAGCAGAGGCTTGCACGCTCCGAGAACACCGACAATCGGACCGCCATGCATGACGACGTCATGAACGCCAAACATGCCAGCCAGCACAGCGGCAACGGCTCCACCCACCATGTTCGACGGGATCACGCGGGCTGGGTCAGCCGCGGCAAAGGGGATCGCACCTTCGGTGATGCCAAACAAGCCCATAAAGAGGGCAGCAATACCGGCGTCACGCTCTTGCTTGGTGAACAGACGACGATCGATGAGAGTGGCCAGGCCCATGCCGAGCGGGGCAACCGGGATGGCAGCCGCGGCCAGTCCCATGACCTTGCCCTGATCAACGGCAATCATGCCCCCGGCGAAGAGGAAGGCGACCTTATTGACTGGACCGCCCATATCGAAGCTGACCATGAGGCCAATGATGATAGCGAGGACGGTTATCGACGACGTTGTCATGCTGGCCAGGAAGTGGGTTAACCCGTTAAACAGGGCAGCTAGCGGACGGCCGAGCACATAGACGTACAGCAGCGAGACGATCGCAGTGCCGAAAATCGGGACGATCAGGATCGGCACGATCGGCTTGACGTACTCGTGCCACGGGATCTTCCTCATCCACTTGGCGACGTAGCCAGCGATGAAGCCGATAACGATGGCACCGATAAATCCGGTATTGAGGCCGGTCTTTGTGCCACCGGGGCCTGTTGTTGTCAGGTAGGGAAACTGTGCGCCGCTATTGGCGATGAAACCGGAGACCATACCGACGACAAGACCAGGACGGTCAGCAATGGCCTGGGCGATGAAACCGGCGAGTATCGGGATCATGAGGGAGAAGGCCAACGTGCCAACTTGCAGGATAGTCTGCCAGAAACTGTCCTCAGGAACGGCGACGCCACCAGCAGTGGGTTTACCACCGATGCCCAAAGCCAGAGCAATCATGATGCCGCCGCAGACCACAAACGGGATCATGTGGGACACGCCAGCCATGAGGGCGGTGTACAAGGTGTGACCAACGGACTCCTTGCCATCCTTACTGGCCGAGGTAGTTCCCGTTTCGGCGGCTGGCTCGTCGGAAGGTTCGGCAGCCCCAGCGCCCCCACGGGTCGGAGCGGTTAAGGCCTGTTCCAAAAGCTCGGCTGGGCGTGAAATACCGTCCTGAACGCCGGTTACCAGGACCCGCTTGCCGTCGAAGCGGGACAGATCGACCTCAGTGTCGGCGGCAACAACCACAGCATCAGCCTCGCGAATGTCATCAGCTGTGAGCTCATTCTCAACACCAATCGATCCCTGGGTCTCAACCTTGATCTGGTTACCGGTCTCCTTGGCGGTTTCCTCCAGCTTCTCGGCAGCCATGTAGGTGTGGGCAATACCGGTCGGACATGCTGTGATTCCGACGTATTTCTTCATCGTTCTCCTTGTTGAGGGGACGCGCTCGCCCGGCTGCCAGCGAGCGCTGGAATGGTTGCTGCCGACCTCCATGGCCGGCGTAGCCCCACCGGCACCGAGCCATCACACGGCGACGTGGGCGCCCGGAAAGCCACCTTGTTCAGCGGGGTCGGCACTCATCAAGATTCTACTACTGGCCTTGTCACCGGGGCCCATGACCTGGCGACGAAAAACCCCGGCCCAGGCGAGGGTGGAGCACGGTAGTGCTGCGACCGCCCTCGTGCTGACAAAAATTGACACGCTCTACGGGTACCACCCAGCAGATGGATCCGATCGTGGTGCACCGCACCGACGCACTGCGCCAACGGAACAACGCCGAGCGAACCCGCCCGCGCCCCCGAATCAGTGCTTGGAGTCTCTTTTACCAGCCCTTCGTCGGGCCGCAAGCCGCGCGTACATCTCTTCAACGATCTCGGTGAATCTCTTCTCCACCTCACGTCGGCGTACCTTGAGGGTTGGAGTGAGCAGTCCGTTGTCTGTGGTGAACTCGTCCCACAACACTCGCAGATCACGAATCTGCTCTTGATGAGGCAATTTCTCGGTGATCTCGGCCACCCGGCGACGAATTTCCTCCGCTAGCTCCTCGGAACGCAGCATTTCCGGGCCCGTCATTGAGGTGATATGCAACCTCTCGGCCAACTCTTCTACCTGAGGCAGCGACGGCTTAACGAGCAGAGTCAGGCACGGACGGTTATCGCCCAGCAGCACCGCGTGTTCGAAGAGGGGGTCCTTCATGAGCGAATTCTCGATCGGCTGAGGCGAAATATTCTTGCCGTTAAGGGTGACGATGATGTCTTTGAGGCGATCGGTAATGACGAGAAAACCATCTTCGTCGATGTGCCCAATATCCCCAGTGTGCAACCAGCCATCTTCGATTGCTGCGGCAGTGGCCTCAGGGGCCTTCCAATATCCTTTCATGACGTTGGGACCACGGTAGAGAATCTCCCCGTCCTCAGTCGTTGTCATCTGACTACCCACTAGCGGCCTGCCAGCAGTGCCGAACTTGTATCCGCCTGGAGAGTTGAAGCTCACCAGCGGGGAGGCCTCTGTCAGCCCGTATCCCTGGCACACCAACAGCCCGCAGGCGGCGAAGAACTCTTCGACCTCTTTGCGCAGTGGAGCTCCGCCGGCCGCAAGCACAGTCTTGGGTCCACCGATGGCGTCACGGATGGCCTTGAGGACGAGACGATCGGCAACCCCATGACGCGCTCGCAAAGATACGCTGGGGCGCCGTCCCTCCTGCTCGGCTTGCCACCACTCGCGGCCAATCCGTATTGACCACTCAAAGATTTTGAGCTTGGCCGGAGAATCAGAAACCTTCTCACGGGCCACGCTCATGACTTGTTCGTACAGTTTCGGCACTGAGACGAAAAGGGTTGGGCGGACCTCAGCCAACATTGCCGAGATCGTTTTCGGGTTGGGCACGAAGGTATTGAGGCAACCATGTCGAATCACCGCCATCGACCATCCCCACTCCAGGGCGTGCGAGAGCGGCAGGAAGCTCAGCGAGTGATCAGCTGGGGTGACGTCGAAGAAGGCGTCAAGTGCCTGCAGCTCAGCCAACGCGGCCCGATGGCTGATCATGACCCCCTTGG
Protein-coding regions in this window:
- a CDS encoding rhodanese-like domain-containing protein; amino-acid sequence: MGLRDLLMNHGMAEGGLDLPDVLNALAKGAVLVDVRTAREYEAGHAPGARLVSPKELLADPFTAVYGDDPLAEPNPHFILVCDTGFRSGHLVAPVREKGYNCDFLASGLHAWRAGGEILIPGPPRGR
- a CDS encoding AMP-dependent synthetase/ligase yields the protein MVMAASTHQPGRAELDPAGELLGKPVPGENFIESHLAHMFRATVANHGFRPATRVRQGGQWIIRTYAETGRRVAGLARAFVTPGLLTEDGLQRGDRISLFAGNCPEWIEADLAGMTIGVIPVPIYPTSTPDQIVHIVTDAGVRVIITAGPKELDRILEARDQMPGLETVILINPADQVGDHDGLTVLSLEQVRQAGVSEEIQTVVEERMGQSCPDDVAALIYTSGTTGEPKGVMISHRAALAELQALDAFFDVTPADHSLSFLPLSHALEWGWSMAVIRHGCLNTFVPNPKTISAMLAEVRPTLFVSVPKLYEQVMSVAREKVSDSPAKLKIFEWSIRIGREWWQAEQEGRRPSVSLRARHGVADRLVLKAIRDAIGGPKTVLAAGGAPLRKEVEEFFAACGLLVCQGYGLTEASPLVSFNSPGGYKFGTAGRPLVGSQMTTTEDGEILYRGPNVMKGYWKAPEATAAAIEDGWLHTGDIGHIDEDGFLVITDRLKDIIVTLNGKNISPQPIENSLMKDPLFEHAVLLGDNRPCLTLLVKPSLPQVEELAERLHITSMTGPEMLRSEELAEEIRRRVAEITEKLPHQEQIRDLRVLWDEFTTDNGLLTPTLKVRRREVEKRFTEIVEEMYARLAARRRAGKRDSKH
- a CDS encoding PTS fructose transporter subunit IIC, which codes for MKKYVGITACPTGIAHTYMAAEKLEETAKETGNQIKVETQGSIGVENELTADDIREADAVVVAADTEVDLSRFDGKRVLVTGVQDGISRPAELLEQALTAPTRGGAGAAEPSDEPAAETGTTSASKDGKESVGHTLYTALMAGVSHMIPFVVCGGIMIALALGIGGKPTAGGVAVPEDSFWQTILQVGTLAFSLMIPILAGFIAQAIADRPGLVVGMVSGFIANSGAQFPYLTTTGPGGTKTGLNTGFIGAIVIGFIAGYVAKWMRKIPWHEYVKPIVPILIVPIFGTAIVSLLYVYVLGRPLAALFNGLTHFLASMTTSSITVLAIIIGLMVSFDMGGPVNKVAFLFAGGMIAVDQGKVMGLAAAAIPVAPLGMGLATLIDRRLFTKQERDAGIAALFMGLFGITEGAIPFAAADPARVIPSNMVGGAVAAVLAGMFGVHDVVMHGGPIVGVLGACKPLLGFFTAILIGALVTAFMSLALKRITARKKDRAVTA
- a CDS encoding PTS sugar transporter subunit IIA, producing MATIADLLDERSIDLSLSSGDKDDAIERMVDLVDASGALLDRDVLIKAVRAREEAGTTGLGDGIAIPHGKCDGVDRPALAFARSDEGVRWGAPDGSLASLVFLIAVPEAAAGNEHLRILASLARSLVKADFRNQLLAASTPQEVREVLAGISA